Proteins encoded by one window of candidate division TA06 bacterium:
- a CDS encoding T9SS type A sorting domain-containing protein, whose protein sequence is MQKINENKYIGSFLERSVKSFTALDIVFHYTRQPKAQETPKTISQLLGKCQDEITCCLEQLVERKILQRIKKKGENWYLPSPDVKKSEILKLLKQCLDDKDKRIKLLSMALTAIREQKPVKRRKNNMKKLASLLFGATALASTALAAPDTCKIFLWDNDAGETAQEAPAAVMDRNTNSCYVWADQRAGDWNIYGRLWGRKPETLSDAYLVNKSAKDGRDQKAPAVAGKTGEFVFAVWQDSTYGDPYWQIYGRKMAPDGKPLSDEFRVNEKQIKGSKFPKVAVNDHTQDFVVVWQDDRDGQFDIFARRFTYKCEPVTGDVKVNEDGLKVGHLYPVASFTDKGIAVAWQDNRDGIKKADIYTRYFTPDLSPLTASERVNDDVEAWHYTPAIAASDTGFFTIVWLNFSKSANGDIFAQRYDPDAKKINQNIAISNTTITTEACRIPSVIMGIDNVSFWTSWADSSNSTDKYQIRARYFDKRGSLNTTIKVVNENYANGQRAPDVCRFNDWFSVAWLDSSRTNGRGDIFGQYFVLDPKNEDTLNAQGINYNITKDRAAGRRIWHHPKKDYDNPATSGWNEDPIAEPESLYIPLDSAYVLALAERNIPNQMFFQITDTDTLEYTWRKQGKLNSKEYDMCLLDLGYAEDGSSAGTIEAEQQDTLIKFANDISKCMLVTGNDFGEMYNKDSIFTFFGSKYVGPGNPMATGNIQKINGKAGTFTEGMNFNYPFQQTPDNSVDIIDIAATGSQLIMESEGPGKIIYGRGTSYSSDYKGGKVSTHKNVYLTFPMGSLSNGIYPSTASELTRRILAYQGFNVEPEPIVDLVDSVYTGTVEGTVEFSWTAVSDDNAAEAASKYWLKYTKYNAAVPDLGKMSTEEDFIDTGLTYYQAWAPAAVDVREKKIVYGFAPGDTLIFALKAGDESSPTRWSTLGNEPRIVATGDTVTPHTVRLGYTYGCVNDFCKSERIGIRGGDTLFTTWDASNLYLGYSRCDWRTAGDLFIYFDTRTGGADSTCTYNAGDSCSGFDPAFRPDFCLIIENGTTAVLKKATGSKTWEDSIASYSTSYLSLDSINNYNYLEVRVLFSYLTYTVGNVFKYLVVCNNETSEHSWNAFPTTNLIGKGAKAPVSKYGAYYQFNSLAAGVSPRAVAQPLAIELSEFTCQSGSDGITLIWQTASERNNYEWLIERSISPAEDFQNVATIRAEEGSPIGRSYSYTDTAVLPNTTYYYRLGDKDKNNQITWHGPVTVISGGPVYDKLQLMPCRPNPASGAVNFSYVLPRSGQFSINVYDICGRRVNALEQGQKQSGAYNLIWKGDDSQGRMLPAGVYFYQLNFEGTSLTQRLVLLR, encoded by the coding sequence ATGCAGAAAATAAATGAAAATAAGTATATAGGATCGTTCCTGGAGCGATCGGTAAAAAGCTTCACTGCCTTGGATATTGTTTTTCATTATACCCGCCAGCCTAAGGCGCAGGAAACTCCCAAAACTATTTCTCAGTTGTTGGGCAAATGCCAGGATGAAATCACCTGCTGTCTGGAACAACTCGTTGAGCGTAAAATACTGCAGCGAATAAAGAAGAAAGGCGAGAACTGGTATCTTCCCAGCCCCGATGTAAAAAAATCAGAGATACTAAAATTGCTTAAACAGTGTTTGGACGACAAAGATAAAAGAATAAAACTGCTCTCGATGGCCTTAACTGCCATCCGGGAGCAAAAGCCAGTTAAACGGAGAAAAAATAATATGAAAAAATTAGCCAGCCTATTGTTTGGGGCAACGGCTCTGGCCTCTACGGCCTTGGCTGCCCCGGACACCTGCAAAATATTTTTGTGGGACAATGATGCCGGGGAAACCGCCCAGGAAGCCCCGGCGGCGGTCATGGACAGGAATACTAATTCCTGCTATGTCTGGGCCGACCAGCGCGCCGGTGACTGGAACATCTACGGCCGTCTTTGGGGTCGCAAACCGGAAACCCTGTCGGATGCTTACCTGGTGAATAAAAGCGCCAAGGATGGCCGGGACCAAAAAGCGCCGGCTGTGGCCGGCAAAACCGGCGAGTTCGTTTTCGCGGTCTGGCAGGATTCCACTTACGGGGATCCCTACTGGCAGATATACGGCCGCAAGATGGCGCCTGACGGCAAACCCCTGTCCGATGAATTCCGGGTCAACGAAAAACAGATTAAAGGCTCCAAATTCCCCAAGGTGGCCGTCAACGACCACACCCAGGACTTCGTGGTGGTCTGGCAGGACGACCGGGACGGCCAGTTCGATATCTTTGCCCGGCGGTTCACCTATAAATGCGAGCCCGTTACCGGCGATGTCAAGGTCAACGAGGACGGGCTAAAGGTAGGGCACCTCTATCCGGTGGCGAGTTTTACCGACAAGGGCATTGCCGTGGCCTGGCAGGACAACCGGGACGGCATTAAGAAAGCCGACATCTATACCCGTTATTTCACGCCGGACCTTTCGCCGCTGACTGCCAGCGAAAGGGTCAATGACGATGTCGAAGCCTGGCATTACACCCCGGCTATCGCCGCCTCGGACACTGGTTTTTTCACCATCGTCTGGCTGAATTTCAGCAAAAGCGCCAATGGAGATATTTTTGCCCAGCGCTATGACCCTGACGCCAAAAAGATCAATCAGAACATCGCAATCAGCAACACCACAATTACCACGGAAGCCTGCCGGATACCATCGGTAATCATGGGCATTGACAACGTTTCCTTCTGGACCAGCTGGGCCGATTCTTCCAACAGCACCGACAAGTACCAAATCCGGGCCCGGTACTTTGATAAACGCGGGAGCCTTAACACCACAATCAAGGTGGTCAATGAAAATTACGCCAACGGCCAGCGGGCTCCGGATGTCTGCCGCTTTAACGACTGGTTCTCGGTGGCTTGGCTGGATTCCAGCCGGACCAACGGACGGGGGGACATCTTCGGGCAGTATTTTGTCCTGGACCCCAAGAACGAAGATACTCTGAACGCCCAGGGGATAAACTACAATATCACCAAAGACCGGGCCGCCGGACGCAGGATATGGCATCATCCCAAGAAGGATTATGATAATCCAGCAACCTCTGGCTGGAACGAGGATCCCATAGCCGAACCAGAATCTTTGTATATTCCTCTGGATTCGGCTTATGTGCTGGCCCTGGCCGAGCGCAATATCCCCAACCAGATGTTTTTCCAAATCACCGACACCGATACCCTGGAATATACCTGGCGCAAGCAGGGCAAGCTTAACAGCAAAGAATATGATATGTGCCTGCTGGACCTGGGCTATGCCGAGGACGGATCCAGCGCCGGAACAATAGAGGCTGAGCAGCAGGACACCCTGATTAAATTTGCCAATGATATCTCCAAATGCATGCTGGTGACCGGCAATGATTTTGGCGAGATGTACAATAAGGACTCCATTTTTACCTTCTTTGGCTCCAAATACGTAGGGCCGGGCAATCCTATGGCAACCGGCAATATTCAGAAAATAAACGGCAAAGCCGGCACCTTTACCGAAGGGATGAATTTTAATTATCCTTTCCAGCAGACGCCGGATAATTCGGTGGACATAATTGATATCGCGGCAACAGGCTCCCAGCTTATCATGGAAAGCGAAGGGCCTGGGAAGATCATCTACGGGCGGGGAACTTCCTATTCAAGCGATTACAAGGGCGGTAAAGTATCCACCCACAAAAATGTGTATCTTACTTTTCCCATGGGTTCTTTAAGCAACGGAATTTATCCCAGCACGGCTTCGGAACTAACCCGACGCATTTTGGCCTATCAGGGGTTCAATGTGGAGCCGGAGCCGATCGTGGACCTGGTGGATTCGGTTTATACGGGGACCGTTGAAGGAACAGTAGAGTTTTCATGGACAGCGGTTAGCGATGACAATGCGGCCGAAGCCGCGTCAAAGTACTGGCTTAAATACACCAAATATAACGCCGCTGTTCCCGATCTGGGCAAGATGAGCACCGAGGAAGATTTTATTGATACCGGGCTTACTTATTATCAAGCTTGGGCGCCAGCAGCCGTAGACGTCCGTGAGAAAAAAATAGTATATGGCTTTGCCCCCGGCGACACTCTTATTTTCGCGCTTAAGGCCGGGGACGAATCGTCTCCCACCAGGTGGAGCACATTGGGCAACGAGCCGCGAATAGTGGCTACCGGAGATACTGTAACACCGCATACAGTCAGGCTGGGTTACACCTATGGCTGCGTCAATGATTTCTGCAAGAGCGAGCGAATAGGCATCCGCGGCGGTGATACCTTGTTTACCACCTGGGATGCTTCTAATCTATATCTGGGCTACAGTCGCTGTGACTGGCGAACCGCGGGCGATTTGTTCATCTACTTTGACACCAGAACCGGCGGGGCAGACTCTACCTGTACATACAATGCCGGGGATTCCTGTTCAGGATTTGATCCTGCTTTTAGGCCGGATTTCTGCCTGATAATCGAGAACGGCACTACTGCGGTACTGAAGAAGGCCACCGGCAGCAAAACCTGGGAGGATTCCATAGCTTCCTACAGTACTAGTTACCTGTCGCTGGACAGCATCAACAATTACAACTATCTTGAAGTCCGGGTGCTATTTTCCTATTTAACATATACGGTGGGCAACGTCTTTAAATATTTGGTGGTGTGCAACAACGAAACCAGCGAGCATTCCTGGAACGCTTTTCCCACCACCAACCTCATTGGCAAAGGGGCAAAAGCGCCAGTGTCCAAATACGGCGCCTATTACCAGTTCAACAGCCTGGCCGCCGGAGTTTCGCCCCGGGCCGTGGCCCAGCCTTTGGCCATAGAGCTTTCCGAATTTACCTGCCAAAGCGGGAGCGATGGGATAACACTGATCTGGCAGACCGCCAGCGAGCGCAACAATTATGAATGGCTGATAGAGCGCTCGATCAGCCCGGCCGAAGATTTCCAGAATGTAGCCACCATAAGGGCCGAAGAGGGATCGCCAATCGGCAGGAGTTACAGTTATACAGACACGGCGGTATTGCCCAATACCACCTATTACTATCGTCTGGGGGATAAGGATAAAAACAACCAGATAACCTGGCACGGCCCGGTGACGGTAATAAGCGGCGGCCCGGTCTATGACAAACTACAGTTAATGCCCTGCCGTCCCAATCCGGCCTCGGGCGCGGTGAACTTCAGCTATGTCCTTCCCCGGTCCGGCCAGTTCTCGATCAATGTTTACGATATCTGCGGGCGGAGGGTAAACGCCCTGGAGCAGGGGCAGAAACAAAGCGGAGCCTACAATCTGATCTGGAAGGGCGATGACAGTCAGGGAAGGATGTTGCCGGCCGGGGTATATTTTTACCAGCTTAATTTTGAGGGAACCAGTCTTACCCAACGGTTGGTATTGCTTAGATAG
- a CDS encoding tetratricopeptide repeat protein, translated as MEQTELVSKILERLDQITRKSGVVPADQQEQQVFVRLDQVEKIVSSIERYLPRRIIDKILLNPEGSQVEGERRPVTILFGDLSGFTSMSETMDPEQVVEVVNDYFDRMVEIASRYGGHIDKFMGDALMVLFGAPVVHEDDPLRACLAAIEMLEAMDRFSRERKMNLAMSIGLNSGEVVALNVGSRERMEYTVIGDNVNLAARLEKVANARECVIGENTYRQVKGKIRLKKLKPVMVKGKSKPQNVYLILGRVEAEEKAGALRSGSIKMVGRQAEMDGIRQSVQMAKSGNGQIVAITGEPGLGKSRLAKELELLTRGENFKFIKGKCYSYASGMAYLPFLRQLNVLTGITESDPGPKKAENLQSCLQSLDLLDFEPYLGSLLGLPYPEAETLDPEKRKRKTFEAFSMLYSKTAAKQPLVLAFEDLHWADTITLELLEHLVNDLEKQPVLVCCDYRPELALPFIARPNCLSLVLKKLDIRETLQMVSGLTQVQDVSDEVLKKIGERTEGNPLFIEETIRNLLSRRLVKRDGPSLQASKRFEKISLPNTVAAMVLGRIDKLSEELRRTLQYAAVIGKEFDSRLLGRLSGQNPEQIQPLLDNLEHFEGLLYSKLLEGKRTYEFHSTTTHEAAYSTLLKGRRSELHGKAAQSIERDYQKDLYSHYEDLAHHYYYSKDRDKAVNCLHRAGDKARRLYANPEAVEFYRKGLEVVKLLKESRPNLLETAELLGAQGAIFRLTGRRDQALKNFITAAKIAQREKETRAEWKYLLEAGIIHDMLGQVDKARETLDSVLTQAESKGDELITARVLINNGQIFLRGGKTEEAITYFTKALSIYQILKNDKETAQVHGSLGKAFELTGEIPKAIEHYRSAIELSTAINYAEGIALQNNNIGNPLLILGETDAAHNHFTIALETAKKIGDRRTESLAGFNMGNIQFVLGNYLAAHDYYDQALKSAKEIGEIAQQMSIYSNIGSLQQIWGDATAAIEKHTTALKISQGIDDCNNEVEIRRNLGLDLALQGKYPDSLNELIRAAELAAKIGDPRMQAYIKANLGALYHNLGQLEQADKNINESLDEARKVRDPEIILAAARALVEFKLETGDIPGAEEHVNRLLGLAEKTQNKREMAYGLLNLSTLLRRKNEAGEMAQPLSESLILAQELKDKFLLGRIYLLFAQKALLSGNIREAGDYLKDASGMAQKTGSPELSWQTGYYLSRLYELKENKLQAKKELETSRKIIKQMENALPQDLRKGFIENTSRRLVFN; from the coding sequence ACCTTTCCGGCTTCACCTCCATGTCCGAGACCATGGACCCGGAGCAGGTGGTGGAGGTGGTCAACGACTATTTCGACCGGATGGTGGAGATCGCCTCCCGCTACGGCGGGCATATCGACAAGTTCATGGGCGACGCCTTGATGGTGCTGTTCGGTGCGCCGGTGGTCCATGAAGACGACCCACTCCGGGCCTGTCTGGCGGCCATCGAAATGCTGGAGGCCATGGACCGTTTCAGCCGGGAGAGGAAAATGAACCTGGCCATGAGCATCGGCCTTAACTCCGGGGAGGTGGTGGCCCTGAACGTGGGTTCCCGGGAAAGAATGGAATACACCGTGATCGGCGACAACGTCAACCTGGCGGCCCGGCTGGAGAAAGTGGCCAATGCCCGAGAATGCGTGATCGGCGAAAACACTTACCGCCAAGTCAAGGGGAAGATCCGACTCAAAAAATTGAAGCCGGTGATGGTCAAGGGGAAATCAAAACCCCAGAACGTTTATCTGATACTGGGGCGGGTGGAAGCTGAAGAAAAGGCCGGGGCCCTGCGCTCCGGCTCCATCAAAATGGTGGGCCGCCAGGCCGAGATGGACGGCATCCGGCAGTCGGTTCAAATGGCCAAATCTGGAAACGGACAGATCGTGGCCATCACCGGCGAGCCGGGGCTGGGAAAATCGCGCCTGGCCAAGGAACTGGAGCTTTTGACCCGGGGGGAGAACTTTAAATTCATCAAGGGCAAATGCTACTCCTACGCTTCGGGAATGGCCTACCTGCCGTTCCTGCGGCAGCTGAATGTTTTGACCGGGATCACCGAATCCGACCCCGGCCCCAAAAAGGCCGAAAATCTCCAGTCCTGCCTTCAATCACTGGACCTGCTGGACTTCGAGCCATATCTGGGTTCGCTGCTGGGGCTGCCTTATCCCGAGGCCGAGACACTGGACCCCGAAAAGCGCAAGCGGAAAACCTTTGAGGCCTTCTCCATGCTTTATTCCAAAACCGCCGCCAAACAGCCGCTGGTTTTGGCTTTTGAGGACCTGCATTGGGCCGACACCATCACCCTGGAGCTGCTGGAGCATCTGGTTAATGATCTGGAAAAACAGCCGGTTCTGGTCTGCTGCGATTACCGCCCGGAGCTGGCCCTGCCCTTCATTGCCCGGCCCAACTGCCTGAGCCTGGTGCTGAAAAAACTGGATATCCGTGAAACCTTACAGATGGTCTCCGGCCTAACTCAGGTCCAGGATGTCAGCGATGAGGTTCTAAAAAAGATCGGGGAACGGACCGAGGGCAACCCCCTGTTCATCGAAGAAACCATCCGCAACCTGCTATCCCGCCGCCTGGTGAAAAGGGACGGCCCCAGCCTGCAGGCCTCCAAGCGTTTTGAAAAGATCTCTCTTCCCAATACAGTGGCCGCCATGGTGCTGGGCAGGATTGATAAGCTATCCGAGGAGCTGCGCCGCACCCTGCAGTATGCCGCAGTGATCGGAAAGGAGTTCGACAGCCGTTTGCTGGGCAGACTCTCGGGACAGAACCCGGAACAGATCCAGCCCTTGCTGGACAACCTTGAGCATTTTGAAGGGCTTTTATATTCCAAGCTCTTGGAGGGAAAAAGGACCTACGAATTTCACTCCACCACCACCCACGAGGCGGCCTACTCCACCCTGCTCAAGGGACGGCGCAGTGAACTGCACGGCAAGGCCGCCCAGTCCATAGAACGGGATTACCAGAAGGACCTCTATTCCCACTACGAAGATCTGGCCCACCACTATTACTATAGCAAGGACCGCGACAAGGCGGTCAACTGCCTGCATCGGGCCGGAGACAAGGCCCGGCGACTGTATGCCAACCCCGAAGCGGTGGAGTTCTACCGCAAGGGTCTGGAGGTTGTCAAGCTGCTCAAGGAAAGCCGACCCAACCTATTGGAGACTGCCGAGCTGCTTGGCGCCCAGGGCGCCATTTTCCGGCTGACCGGCCGGCGGGACCAGGCGCTTAAGAATTTCATTACCGCCGCCAAAATAGCCCAACGGGAAAAGGAAACACGGGCCGAATGGAAGTATTTATTGGAAGCGGGCATCATTCACGATATGCTTGGACAGGTTGATAAGGCCCGAGAGACACTGGACAGCGTTTTAACCCAGGCCGAAAGCAAAGGGGATGAGTTGATCACAGCTAGGGTGCTCATCAATAATGGGCAGATATTTTTACGGGGAGGCAAAACCGAAGAAGCCATAACTTATTTTACCAAGGCCTTGTCCATCTATCAAATATTAAAAAATGATAAGGAAACCGCCCAAGTCCATGGCAGCCTGGGGAAAGCATTCGAACTAACCGGTGAAATTCCTAAGGCCATCGAGCACTATCGTTCCGCTATTGAATTATCAACCGCCATCAACTATGCCGAAGGAATCGCATTACAAAACAACAATATTGGAAATCCATTACTAATATTGGGAGAAACTGACGCGGCTCACAATCACTTTACTATAGCTTTAGAAACCGCAAAAAAAATCGGCGATCGGAGGACAGAATCTTTGGCTGGTTTTAATATGGGAAACATTCAATTTGTTCTGGGAAACTATCTGGCTGCCCATGACTATTATGATCAGGCTTTAAAATCTGCCAAAGAGATTGGAGAGATCGCCCAGCAGATGAGCATCTACAGCAACATCGGTTCCCTCCAGCAGATCTGGGGCGATGCTACTGCTGCGATAGAGAAGCATACCACCGCCCTGAAAATCTCACAAGGAATCGATGACTGCAACAACGAAGTGGAGATTCGACGGAATCTGGGCCTAGACCTGGCCCTGCAGGGCAAATACCCGGACTCCCTGAATGAGCTTATCCGAGCGGCAGAACTGGCGGCCAAGATCGGGGACCCCCGCATGCAGGCCTATATAAAAGCCAACCTTGGCGCGCTCTACCACAATTTGGGTCAACTGGAACAGGCTGATAAAAACATCAACGAATCTCTTGACGAAGCCCGTAAAGTGCGAGACCCCGAGATAATTTTGGCTGCGGCCCGGGCGCTGGTGGAGTTCAAGCTGGAAACCGGAGATATTCCAGGCGCCGAAGAACATGTTAACCGCCTTTTGGGATTGGCCGAGAAGACCCAAAACAAGCGGGAGATGGCTTACGGACTTTTAAATTTATCAACCCTGTTGAGGCGGAAGAATGAAGCGGGCGAAATGGCTCAGCCGCTTTCCGAATCCCTGATTCTGGCCCAAGAGCTTAAGGATAAATTTCTTTTGGGCCGGATCTATCTGCTATTTGCCCAAAAAGCTTTGCTATCCGGCAACATCAGGGAAGCCGGGGACTATTTAAAAGATGCTTCGGGCATGGCCCAGAAAACAGGATCTCCCGAACTGTCCTGGCAGACCGGCTATTATCTGAGCCGGTTGTATGAGTTGAAAGAAAATAAATTACAGGCCAAAAAAGAACTGGAAACATCCCGCAAAATAATAAAGCAAATGGAAAACGCTTTGCCCCAAGACCTCCGGAAAGGCTTCATAGAAAACACCTCCCGCAGGCTTGTTTTTAACTGA